The proteins below come from a single Asanoa ferruginea genomic window:
- a CDS encoding succinate dehydrogenase cytochrome b subunit, whose amino-acid sequence MVAAATRTKAIYRSTVGAKAVMAVSGLLLLLFLVAHMVGNLKIFFGADSFDNYAHWLRTIGYPVVPHVWYLWIQRAVLTAAVIGHAWAATTLALRAKRARPVAYAHRPKVQGSYAARTMRWGGVIILLFIVWHLLDLTAGTVNPVGDAAHPYANVVADFAPSRWPVTLFYALAIVAIGFHVRHGLFSALRTLGQRTAKGEQRARIAALGFAILLCVGFLSVPFAVLVGWVGPA is encoded by the coding sequence ATGGTGGCAGCAGCAACACGTACGAAGGCGATCTACCGGTCGACGGTAGGCGCCAAGGCGGTCATGGCCGTATCCGGGCTGCTCCTGCTGCTGTTCCTGGTCGCGCACATGGTCGGCAACCTCAAGATCTTCTTTGGCGCCGACTCGTTCGACAACTACGCGCACTGGCTGCGCACCATCGGCTATCCGGTGGTCCCGCACGTCTGGTACCTCTGGATTCAACGCGCCGTGCTCACCGCCGCCGTGATCGGGCACGCCTGGGCCGCCACCACGCTCGCGCTGCGCGCCAAGCGCGCCCGCCCGGTCGCCTACGCCCACCGCCCCAAGGTGCAGGGCAGCTACGCGGCCCGCACCATGCGCTGGGGCGGCGTGATCATCCTGCTGTTCATCGTCTGGCACCTGCTCGACCTGACCGCCGGCACGGTCAACCCGGTCGGCGACGCGGCGCACCCCTACGCCAACGTGGTCGCCGACTTCGCGCCGAGCCGCTGGCCGGTCACCCTCTTCTACGCGCTGGCCATCGTCGCGATCGGTTTCCACGTACGCCATGGCCTGTTCAGTGCTCTTCGCACGCTCGGACAGCGCACCGCGAAAGGCGAGCAGCGGGCCCGGATAGCCGCGCTCGGCTTCGCGATCCTCCTCTGCGTCGGCTTCCTCTCGGTGCCGTTCGCTGTTCTCGTCGGATGGGTGGGACCCGCATGA
- a CDS encoding LysR family transcriptional regulator has translation MDMRLEQLRSFVAVAELRHFTQAAVAVGVAQPSLSKQIHSLEAELGAPLFTRLPSEVELTPAGEALLPLAQRILADAETAHREVRNLVGLTSGRVRLGATPSLCTSLAPRVLRRFHSAHPGIELRVAEGGSQELVRSLSHGELDLALVVLPATGIDPALEAAPILEEALVVAAAVGTPLPEPMRVEDLRDRPLVMFRRGYNLRDDALEACRRAGFEPTFAVEGGELDAVLEFVEAGLGLAVVPEMVLANRPGLRAVPLAPPGLRRTIAIAQRRGVSLTHAASALREVILADVCP, from the coding sequence ATCGACATGCGCTTGGAACAGCTACGGTCCTTCGTGGCAGTGGCCGAACTACGACATTTCACCCAAGCGGCCGTCGCTGTGGGTGTGGCGCAGCCCTCACTCAGTAAGCAGATTCACAGCCTCGAGGCCGAGCTCGGCGCACCCCTGTTCACCCGCCTGCCGTCCGAGGTAGAGCTGACCCCCGCCGGCGAGGCGCTGCTGCCGCTGGCACAGCGGATCCTGGCGGACGCCGAGACCGCCCATCGAGAGGTACGCAACCTGGTCGGCCTGACCAGCGGCCGGGTGCGCCTGGGTGCGACGCCGAGCCTGTGCACCTCGCTGGCACCGCGGGTGCTGCGCCGCTTCCACTCCGCCCATCCCGGCATCGAGCTGCGCGTCGCCGAGGGCGGCTCGCAGGAGCTGGTGCGGTCGCTCTCGCACGGCGAGCTCGACCTGGCCCTGGTGGTGCTGCCCGCGACCGGCATCGACCCGGCCCTGGAGGCCGCCCCGATCCTGGAGGAAGCACTGGTCGTCGCGGCCGCGGTCGGCACACCGCTGCCCGAGCCGATGCGGGTCGAAGACCTGCGCGACCGGCCGCTGGTGATGTTCCGCCGCGGCTACAACCTGCGCGACGACGCGCTCGAGGCCTGTCGCCGGGCCGGCTTCGAGCCGACGTTCGCGGTCGAGGGCGGCGAGCTCGACGCGGTGCTCGAGTTCGTCGAGGCGGGCCTCGGCCTGGCCGTGGTGCCCGAGATGGTGCTGGCCAACCGCCCCGGCCTGCGTGCGGTGCCGCTCGCCCCGCCGGGCCTGCGCCGCACCATCGCGATCGCACAACGCCGCGGTGTCTCCCTGACCCACGCCGCGTCGGCGCTCCGGGAAGTGATCCTCGCCGACGTTTGTCCGTAG
- a CDS encoding type II toxin-antitoxin system PemK/MazF family toxin, protein MFGRPTPTRMVPTGSVRQQRRMPAPLRRREDRMLDYSPELDGRADPGEVVWTWVPFEEDPHQGKDRPVVVVGRRGRTMLGLMLSSNERRDGQHGWLPVGTGSWDRSARPSWVRLDRVLTVHETGIRREGSILDRGRFDRIAARLRSDYGWR, encoded by the coding sequence ATGTTCGGCCGCCCCACCCCGACGCGGATGGTCCCCACCGGCTCGGTCCGGCAGCAACGGCGGATGCCCGCGCCGCTGCGCCGCCGCGAAGACCGGATGCTCGACTATTCGCCGGAACTCGACGGCCGCGCCGACCCGGGCGAGGTCGTCTGGACCTGGGTCCCGTTCGAGGAGGACCCGCACCAGGGCAAGGACCGGCCGGTCGTGGTGGTCGGCCGGCGCGGCCGCACGATGCTGGGCCTGATGCTCTCCAGCAACGAGCGCCGCGACGGCCAGCACGGCTGGCTGCCGGTCGGCACCGGGTCGTGGGACCGCAGCGCGCGGCCGAGCTGGGTGCGCCTCGACCGCGTGCTGACGGTGCACGAGACCGGCATCCGCCGCGAGGGCTCCATCCTGGACCGGGGCCGCTTCGACCGGATCGCCGCCCGCCTGCGCTCCGACTATGGATGGCGTTAG
- a CDS encoding carbonic anhydrase, with product MAGAVSLPAGPSAASAASAEDPVERLLAGNRRFRAGRARHPRQSPADVRRLAAGQRPFAVVLGCADSRVSPEVLFDQGLGDLFDNRVAGNVVDPVVLGSVEFAVSEFAPALLLVLGHERCGAITAAVSALSTGRAPAGSIGAVVEALRPAVAAVHDAPGDPVENAVVANVRHQAGLLTARSAIVQSAVAAGTTRVVGARYDLNTAEVTLV from the coding sequence GTGGCCGGAGCGGTGTCGTTGCCGGCCGGGCCGTCCGCCGCTTCTGCCGCTTCGGCCGAGGATCCGGTGGAGCGGTTGCTCGCCGGCAACCGGCGGTTCCGTGCCGGGCGGGCCCGGCACCCGCGCCAGTCGCCGGCCGACGTGCGGCGGCTGGCGGCCGGGCAGCGCCCGTTCGCGGTCGTGCTCGGCTGCGCCGACTCGCGGGTCTCCCCGGAGGTGCTCTTCGATCAGGGGCTCGGGGACCTGTTCGACAACCGGGTCGCCGGGAATGTCGTCGACCCGGTCGTGCTGGGCAGCGTGGAATTCGCGGTGTCCGAGTTCGCGCCGGCGCTGCTGCTCGTGCTCGGCCACGAACGCTGCGGCGCGATCACGGCGGCCGTCTCGGCGCTGTCCACCGGGCGCGCGCCGGCCGGCAGCATCGGCGCCGTGGTCGAGGCACTGCGACCCGCCGTCGCCGCGGTCCACGATGCGCCCGGCGACCCGGTGGAGAACGCGGTCGTGGCCAACGTCCGCCACCAGGCGGGGCTGTTGACGGCGCGGAGCGCGATCGTCCAGTCCGCCGTCGCGGCGGGAACGACCCGGGTGGTCGGCGCCCGCTACGACCTGAACACCGCGGAAGTCACGCTGGTCTGA
- a CDS encoding phosphotransferase, producing MELIASGREADVYALGTDRVLRRYRHGGDTAPEAEVMAYLAAAGYPVPAVYDAAGPDLVMERLSGETLLAAVLGGSASTDRVAAVIADLHTRLHLVPARTAASPADRILHLDLHPDNVMLTARGPVVIDWRNATEGPADRDVAMTLLIMAQVSLWPVEPALTGAAGAALEAIGALLPPPSAGALAWVLAMRRDNPTMSAAELAQLDEAAALVRHEAVA from the coding sequence ATGGAGTTGATCGCATCCGGCCGCGAGGCCGACGTCTACGCGCTGGGCACCGACCGGGTACTGCGCCGCTACCGACACGGCGGCGACACCGCGCCGGAGGCCGAGGTGATGGCCTACCTCGCGGCGGCGGGCTATCCGGTGCCGGCCGTCTACGACGCCGCCGGGCCCGACCTGGTCATGGAGCGCCTGTCGGGCGAGACGTTGTTGGCGGCGGTGCTGGGCGGGTCCGCGTCCACCGATCGGGTCGCGGCGGTCATCGCCGACCTGCACACCCGGCTGCATTTGGTGCCGGCGCGCACTGCCGCCTCGCCCGCCGACCGGATCCTGCATCTCGACCTGCACCCCGACAACGTCATGCTGACCGCCCGCGGGCCGGTGGTGATCGACTGGCGCAATGCGACGGAGGGACCGGCCGATCGCGACGTGGCGATGACGCTGCTGATCATGGCGCAGGTGTCGTTGTGGCCGGTCGAGCCGGCATTGACCGGGGCTGCCGGTGCGGCACTGGAGGCGATCGGCGCGCTGCTGCCGCCGCCGTCGGCGGGCGCGTTGGCGTGGGTGCTGGCCATGCGCCGCGACAATCCGACGATGAGCGCGGCCGAGTTGGCGCAGCTCGACGAGGCGGCCGCGCTCGTGCGGCACGAAGCGGTGGCTTAG
- the sigJ gene encoding RNA polymerase sigma factor SigJ, translating to MDETELARLFEGHRNHLRAVAYRMLGSLSEADDAVQETWLRLARADISEVTNLGGWLTTVVGRICLNMLRSRGTRAELPLDTHVPDPIVSPEEGVGPEDQALLADAVGLALLVVLDTLNPAERLAFVLHDMFAVAFDEIALIVDRTPAATRQLASRARRRVQDAAPEPDVDLARQREVVSAFFAASRAGDFDALMAVLDPDVVLRADGGTGRPAFSAIIRGGVAVAGQARTAKQLAPFVKYALINGTPGAVIAPRDQVVSIMSFVVRGGLITEIHVLGDPQRLRALDLAAWLD from the coding sequence GTGGACGAAACCGAGTTGGCGCGACTTTTCGAGGGGCACCGCAACCACCTGAGAGCGGTGGCCTACCGGATGCTCGGCTCGTTGAGCGAGGCCGACGACGCCGTGCAGGAGACCTGGCTCCGGCTCGCCCGCGCCGACATCTCCGAGGTCACCAACCTGGGCGGCTGGCTGACCACCGTGGTCGGCCGGATCTGCCTCAACATGCTGCGCTCCCGCGGCACCCGCGCGGAGCTTCCGCTCGACACGCACGTCCCGGACCCGATCGTCAGCCCGGAAGAAGGCGTCGGCCCGGAAGACCAGGCCCTGCTGGCCGACGCCGTCGGCCTGGCGCTGCTGGTCGTGCTCGACACGCTGAACCCGGCCGAGCGGCTGGCGTTCGTACTCCATGACATGTTCGCCGTGGCCTTCGACGAGATCGCGCTGATCGTCGACCGCACGCCCGCCGCCACCCGCCAACTCGCCAGCCGCGCCCGGCGGCGGGTGCAGGACGCGGCTCCGGAACCAGACGTCGACCTGGCCCGCCAGCGCGAGGTGGTCTCGGCGTTCTTCGCCGCGTCGCGGGCCGGCGACTTCGACGCGCTGATGGCGGTGCTCGACCCCGACGTGGTGCTGCGGGCCGACGGCGGCACCGGCCGCCCCGCGTTCTCGGCCATCATCCGCGGCGGCGTCGCGGTGGCCGGCCAGGCCCGGACCGCGAAGCAACTCGCCCCGTTCGTGAAGTACGCGCTGATCAACGGCACCCCCGGCGCGGTCATCGCACCCCGCGACCAGGTGGTCTCGATCATGTCCTTCGTGGTCCGCGGCGGCCTGATCACCGAGATCCACGTGCTGGGCGACCCGCAGCGGCTACGCGCTCTTGATCTAGCGGCGTGGCTCGACTGA
- a CDS encoding SDR family oxidoreductase: protein MKTPILVTGGTGTLGRLVVPRLLEKGSEIRVLTRTPKPAADGVSYVVGDLASGAGAEAAVEGVGTIVHLAGSQKGDDVKARHLMAAAAKAGAEHVVYISVVGADRTPVKSGVDRAMFGYVEAKRLAEEIVAGSGVPYSTLRATQFHELIFTTLQTMAKLPVVPAPAGVKAQPIAADEVAERLVELALGEPQGLVPDFGGPRIYTFADLARSYLKATGRRRPILPMPAPGGAARAFRNGANLTPQRAIGHQTWEEFLSARRSAG from the coding sequence ATGAAAACCCCAATTCTGGTCACCGGTGGTACGGGCACCCTCGGCCGGCTGGTCGTACCCCGGCTGCTGGAGAAGGGCAGTGAGATCCGGGTCCTCACCCGCACGCCGAAGCCGGCCGCGGACGGGGTCAGCTACGTGGTCGGCGACCTGGCCAGCGGCGCCGGCGCCGAAGCTGCGGTCGAGGGCGTCGGCACGATCGTGCACCTGGCCGGGAGCCAGAAGGGCGACGACGTGAAGGCCCGGCACCTGATGGCCGCGGCGGCCAAGGCCGGCGCGGAGCATGTGGTCTACATCTCGGTCGTCGGCGCCGACCGTACCCCCGTCAAAAGCGGGGTGGACCGGGCGATGTTCGGCTACGTCGAGGCCAAGCGCCTGGCGGAGGAGATCGTGGCCGGCTCGGGCGTGCCCTACTCGACGCTGCGCGCGACCCAGTTCCACGAACTGATCTTCACGACCCTCCAGACGATGGCGAAGCTGCCGGTCGTGCCCGCGCCGGCCGGCGTCAAGGCCCAGCCGATCGCCGCCGACGAGGTCGCCGAGCGGCTGGTCGAACTCGCGCTCGGCGAGCCGCAGGGCCTCGTGCCGGACTTCGGCGGCCCGCGCATCTACACGTTCGCCGACCTGGCCCGCTCCTACCTGAAGGCGACCGGCCGCCGGCGCCCGATCCTGCCGATGCCGGCCCCCGGCGGTGCGGCCCGCGCGTTCCGCAACGGCGCCAACCTGACCCCGCAGCGCGCGATCGGCCACCAGACCTGGGAGGAGTTCCTGAGTGCGCGCCGGTCAGCCGGCTAG
- a CDS encoding universal stress protein yields the protein MATKVVVGISPSLAGLQALRYAVNLAREQRGTVHAVRVWLYRPMWRDNTTTFERRVHRAEAELLIPYAFDVAMGGMPTDIAIRPVVVEGLAGASLLEEAADDEALLVVGGDRRGSHFRGSGPVTRFCVRHAHCPVVVVPPPPLAQTQPVDALVRELGRDLAG from the coding sequence ATGGCTACCAAGGTCGTGGTCGGAATCAGCCCGTCGCTGGCCGGCCTCCAGGCACTCCGCTACGCGGTCAACCTCGCCCGCGAGCAGCGCGGGACCGTGCACGCCGTGCGGGTCTGGCTGTATCGGCCGATGTGGCGGGACAACACCACCACGTTCGAGCGGCGGGTGCACAGAGCGGAAGCGGAACTGCTCATCCCGTATGCCTTCGACGTCGCCATGGGCGGCATGCCGACCGACATCGCGATCCGGCCCGTGGTCGTCGAGGGCCTCGCCGGCGCCAGCCTGCTCGAGGAGGCCGCCGACGACGAGGCGCTCCTGGTCGTCGGCGGCGACCGGCGCGGCTCGCATTTCCGCGGCAGCGGGCCGGTCACCCGGTTCTGCGTCCGGCACGCGCACTGCCCCGTCGTCGTGGTGCCGCCCCCGCCGCTCGCGCAGACCCAGCCGGTCGACGCGCTGGTGCGCGAGCTGGGTCGCGACCTAGCCGGCTGA
- a CDS encoding HSP90 family protein yields MGYSFNVDLRGIVDLLSHHLYASPRVYVRELLQNAVDAITARRVADPGAPGQVLVESPAVTGDGTLRVHDTGIGLTEQQVHDLLATIGRSSKRDDLGFARHEFLGQFGIGLLSCFLVADEIRVSTRCGDAPTVEWTGYADGRYEVAIAPVDRARPVPGTTVTLVPRRDAEHWLRGETVAELARLFGSMLPIAVRVDGQPVTTGLAPWHRDAGESATARRARLDRYAEEVFGFPPFDVIDLDVPAAGLRGVAFVLPVAANPASRVAHRVYLKQMLLSESIEGLLPEWAFFVRCVVDTTELRPTASREALYEDDVLDEVRESLGAALRGWLTALGRTDPRRLATFLSVHHLGVKALALHDDEMLRLLYQWWRFETNVGPMTLADFHDRYGVVRFIPSVDEFRQLAPVAAAQSIALVNAGYVYDAELLRRLPDIDATIDTEVLTAGALAMQLEPLDPAGEQAVAPFLRVARRALEPLGVEVLVRAFEPASLPALYLLDSDTALHVDLRRGRDEADDTWAAILGSFTAGRQDLPQLVFNHRNPLVRQTCSVGDEELVTLAVEGLYVQALLLGHQPLRPADTAALNQSFLGLLGRAMGEAR; encoded by the coding sequence GTGGGGTACTCCTTCAACGTCGACCTGCGTGGCATCGTCGACCTGCTCAGTCACCATCTCTACGCGAGCCCGCGGGTCTACGTCCGCGAGCTGCTCCAGAACGCGGTCGACGCGATCACAGCCCGCCGGGTCGCCGATCCCGGTGCGCCCGGCCAGGTCCTGGTCGAGTCGCCGGCCGTGACCGGCGACGGCACGCTGCGCGTGCACGACACCGGCATCGGGCTGACCGAGCAGCAGGTGCACGACCTGCTGGCCACCATCGGCCGCAGCTCCAAACGCGACGACCTCGGCTTCGCCCGCCACGAGTTCCTCGGCCAGTTCGGCATCGGCCTGCTGTCGTGCTTCCTGGTCGCCGACGAGATCCGGGTCTCCACCCGCTGCGGTGACGCGCCGACGGTCGAGTGGACCGGCTACGCCGACGGCCGCTACGAGGTGGCCATCGCCCCGGTCGACCGTGCCCGCCCGGTCCCCGGCACCACCGTGACGCTGGTGCCGCGCCGCGACGCCGAACACTGGTTGCGCGGCGAGACGGTCGCCGAGCTGGCCCGGCTGTTCGGCTCGATGTTGCCGATCGCCGTGCGGGTCGACGGCCAGCCGGTGACCACCGGTCTCGCGCCGTGGCACCGGGATGCAGGTGAGTCGGCCACCGCACGCCGGGCCCGGCTCGACCGCTACGCCGAAGAGGTGTTCGGCTTCCCTCCGTTCGACGTGATCGACCTCGACGTTCCCGCGGCGGGGCTGCGCGGCGTCGCGTTCGTGCTGCCGGTCGCGGCCAACCCCGCGTCCCGGGTCGCGCACCGGGTCTACCTCAAGCAGATGCTGCTCTCCGAGTCGATCGAGGGGCTGCTGCCCGAGTGGGCGTTCTTCGTCCGGTGCGTGGTCGACACGACCGAGCTGCGGCCGACGGCGAGCCGCGAGGCTCTCTACGAAGACGACGTGCTCGACGAGGTCCGCGAGTCGCTGGGCGCAGCCCTGCGCGGCTGGTTGACCGCGCTGGGCCGCACCGACCCGCGCCGGCTGGCCACCTTCCTGTCGGTGCACCACCTCGGCGTGAAGGCGCTCGCGTTGCACGACGACGAGATGCTGCGTCTGCTCTACCAGTGGTGGCGCTTCGAGACCAACGTCGGCCCGATGACGCTGGCCGACTTCCACGACCGCTACGGCGTCGTCCGCTTCATCCCGTCGGTCGACGAGTTCCGGCAGCTCGCACCGGTGGCCGCGGCCCAGTCCATCGCCCTGGTCAACGCGGGCTACGTCTACGACGCCGAGCTGTTGCGCCGGCTGCCCGACATCGACGCCACGATCGACACCGAGGTGTTGACCGCCGGTGCGCTGGCCATGCAGCTCGAACCGCTCGACCCGGCCGGCGAGCAGGCCGTGGCGCCCTTCCTGCGGGTGGCCCGGCGCGCGCTGGAGCCGCTCGGCGTCGAGGTGCTGGTCCGCGCGTTCGAGCCGGCCAGCCTGCCGGCGCTCTACCTGCTCGACAGCGACACGGCCCTGCACGTCGACCTGCGCCGGGGCCGCGACGAGGCCGACGACACCTGGGCCGCGATCCTCGGCAGCTTCACCGCCGGCCGCCAGGACCTCCCCCAGCTGGTGTTCAACCATCGCAACCCGCTCGTCCGGCAGACCTGCTCGGTGGGCGACGAGGAGCTGGTGACCCTCGCCGTCGAAGGCCTCTACGTGCAGGCCCTGCTCCTCGGCCACCAGCCACTGCGCCCGGCCGACACCGCGGCGCTCAACCAGTCGTTCCTCGGCCTGCTCGGGCGGGCCATGGGAGAAGCGCGATGA